One window of Hydractinia symbiolongicarpus strain clone_291-10 chromosome 3, HSymV2.1, whole genome shotgun sequence genomic DNA carries:
- the LOC130636600 gene encoding uncharacterized protein LOC130636600 isoform X2 has protein sequence MHDINSRLICAVDVFADILSKLLETFVIDHKDSATKTPNVALANILRQNKSLDKKLLASFKHPDNKEKIYDVTSPSTPFKVRIDISSLDISLQYKILTSVEGFLTNQEKSIQCKDPAHQPCCNKCFHQCNCPKKCKNVNHPCTNCRNTQRDCKGKSGCCHVCEKCRKCTMILPAENQCSTYKLKKSVDMIMNLRNLVAHMTDKDCENFENSKQPFSNFSDYKDWKSFSDFIINVIFKDIITFMQNFKNPLPLEECDKFEKALLKTLHDPDVKELLHEHDVKISKMEKRMSCTEAKVEILWNDKIQTGDEHVERLEFKRLDGNACLLKLPVQLNITHVSVSENKGDWKELEDHSFEFDDLHLFVKMKFKDSNSYRFKVIGDRMDLDPQNEEFYSEDVMYDPDACDHRSSALNIGLMCHANGLPTNVVSIISELEDLEFFCSKKVKFTVHGQKKVITLETWFDICGDFVNRNFENPYKEHIKLPVDCVKDTQIGRFADVITNWCSSKVKCDVASLVLTDYDSYKHAEFLGYDLSEVKKKLCLTAKSRECNNRILVYEPSLHVFLNIRVLEQADISHINQALSVCNDDIKMHAMIHREIIVDSNVVYIGLIVIPDSLFQALSQEENKLLCGPCFELILSDSVMNNLTSFKEWEKNSLQKFIKELKKAHDLKRKPKKLEDTIKSYFNRTIGFMATAEVFLPSLRKMEMPSLSCKTGVQVKTVFLTREQQEIMWLAENKLILTGSFGSGKSIIGQLKLKQLYEKAEGVVKIYYVCCESQCLFQTTVQEIAEQTCLKVKKANAQIIARNLLQLKQEMGLDVSVNLSRVMKLIYKRNKNILVHFVFDEYDAENLDHNEASEIKNVITDQSYPRIEESVVILITQSMEKHREYIKVNQNGKERRQAHVKYQFEKTGMKTFYLPTTMRTTTRINDLIKVCVKHFEGNPSVFNHPEFLGKRDPGRRSTPKLVFSNNPINDNTANKVSAARYYENNPATSIPKISISSKAGRETPASLDVNSATRNPVINAPSAYSLPQVKDRGDDFDAQLETTGKQTPHLMDTRLDNSSSVPKEATEVPPPKKLIQGSVNLDVAFKLSNANQVKSGEKTKTEFKFNGTHQVGHNIVGEWPILVSIHNSFNDFYSHGDIASHYSLCLSQIAEEVIDDTEELVVLSCDRESAIMVKNAFGLIKKESICYTPAFHSKDQAQSKKDILKRYRSRNCILITDFVGFMGMEAERLWVFVDKYDHFLKQHLVESLGRCTSELVVFEYDNPKKEKPNDDIEKILQDWDQLVKKITVEVIKGQVTQQLFVEFSHDKSYGLNVMSPVYKMEIDKLKKMKDESNHSTDHKAVMDTIKSNAHDPYFTTGIKDMFNQSVKASNEKVSDYSLEGFAFEDSGIMLPFESRNEINGSLNYRRMILQDRFHVKIEVGNFRVLLKGSVENTERMKEWFRLYFELKKSGELNNPETFESLFFGDYFENVTEDDEIAWSCISFVPTYLFGKIIGKRGENIRRISRQFQAEIVADKEVGKIFVSGSSTAKRNINFYFQFLMFKKNYVNSLFWSDQKIVVVGLPSHDSVKLIRRRSCKDCERNCEILAQIELTESDLNIDNIPSLKEVFSKVVNDMQIQLRKNETTACELMVHHGHIHIRNCQPGSKKVIDMISNGKLHFKNFSQSSYNFNELPYENPYKDIVRYDISVFTSNQSYEMRYKVFLALKDGNVSFITYEEAGILPAKFYPYRVGPGYLCTPPQNVRRIDIVDPTTNTSTRLNFQIFQHNIVPENEIQENITKLKSFYESLSIKSNTLYLDIGTPPEGYLLTYVRRCERKTFKLSNITLLRTSREEIEVRDGLNYEGEIENDIFLTSKLIQGNDIVLQSAEIGLQEILTHSKKLMHNLE, from the exons ATGCATGACATCAATTCCAGATTAATTTGTGCTGTTGATGTGTTTGCTGATATTTTGAGCAAACTGTTGGAAACATTTGTCATTGATCACAAAGATTCAGCTACAAAAACCCCAAATGTTGCTTTAGCAAACATACTACGTCAAAATAAAAGTCTAGATAAAAAATTGTTGGCGTCCTTTAAGCATCcagataataaagaaaaaatatatgatGTTACTTCTCCCTCTACTCCATTCAAAGTACGTATCGATATTTCATCATTGGACATATCATTGCaatataaaattttaaccaGTGTAGAGggatttttaaccaatcaggagAAGTCAATTCAGTGTAAGGACCCAGCTCATCAACCTTGCTGTAATAAATGTTTTCATCAGTGCAATTGTCCTAAGAAATGCAAAAATGTTAATCATCCATGTACAAATTGCAGAAATACACAAAGAGATTGCAAGGGGAAATCTGGATGCTGTCATGTATGTGAAAAATGTAGAAAGTGCACAATGATACTACCGGCTGAAAATCAGTGCTCAACTTATAAACTGAAAAAATCTGTAGACATGATAATGAACCTTAGAAATTTAGTTGCTCATATGACTGACAAAGATTGTgagaattttgaaaattctaAACAGCCATTTTCAAACTTCTCTGATTATAAAGATTGGAAATCATTCTCTGATTTTATAATCAATGTGATTTTTAAGGATATTATTACGTTTatgcaaaactttaaaaatccaTTACCCTTGGAAGAATGTGACAAATTTGAAAAAGcattactcaaaacgttacatGACCCTGACGTGAAAGAGCTCTTGCATGAACATGATGTAAAAATTAGTAAGATGGAGAAACGTATGTCTTGTACAGAAGCAAAGGTTGAAATATTATGGAATGATAAAATCCAAACTG GTGATGAACATGTGGAAAGATTAGA ATTTAAAAGACTGGATGGTAATGCGTGTCTTCTGAAACTTCCTGTACAATTGAATATTACTCACGTTTCAGTTAGTGAGAATAAGGGTGACTGGAAAGAACTTGAAGATCATTCATTTGAATTTGATGACCTTCATCTTTTTGTCAAGATGAAATTTAAGGATTCTAATAGTTACAGATTTAAGGTGATTGGTGATAGAATGGATTTAGACCCACAAAATGAAGAATTCTACAGTGAAGATGTTATGTATG ACCCAGATGCCTGTGACCATCGAAGCTCGGCTTTAAATATTGGATTGATGTGCCATGCGAATGGGCTTCCTACCAATGTGGTTTCGATCATAAGCGAATTGGAAGACTTGGAATTTTTTTGttcaaagaaagtaaaatttaccGTCCATGGACAAAAGAAAGTAATAACCCTAGAAACATGGTTTGATATTTGTGGCGACTTTGTAAATCGCAACTTTGAAAACCCGTATAAAGAGCATATTAAATTGCCAGTTGATTGTGTTAAAGATACACAAATTGGTCGGTTCGCAGACGTAATTACAAACTGGTGTTCAAGCAAAGTCAAATGTGATGTTGCTAGTTTGGTATTGACAGATTATGACAGCTACAAACATGCAGAATTTTTAGGATACGATCTAtctgaagttaaaaaaaaactttgtttaactGCAAAAAGCCGTGAATGCAACAACCGAATTTTGGTTTATGAACCTTCTTTGCATGTATTTCTTAATATTCGCGTGTTGGAACAAGCGGATATTTCACATATTAATCAGGCTTTGTCAGTCTGTAATGATGATATAAAGATGCATGCGATGATCCATAGGGAAATCATAGTTGACAGTAATGTCGTTTACATTGGGTTGATTGTAATCCCAGATTCACTTTTTCAAGCACTTTCACAAGAAGAGAATAAACTTTTGTGTGGTCCCTGTTTCGAGTTAATACTTTCGGACAGCGTTATGAATAATTTGACGTCTTTTAAAGAATGGGAGAAGAACAGCctgcaaaaatttataaaagaattaaaaaaagcacatgatttaaaaagaaaaccaaaGAAGTTGGAAGATACTATAAAGTCATATTTTAATCGCACTATTGGCTTTATGGCtactgctgaagtatttcttcctTCTTTAAGAAAGATGGAAATGCCTTCTCTGTCTTGTAAAACTGGCGTTCAAGTTAAGACGGTGTTCTTAACACGTGAACAACAAGAGATAATGTGGTTGGCGGAAAACAAGTTAATATTGACTGGCTCGTTTGGTTCCGGCAAGAGTATAATTGGTCAATTAAAACTGAAGCAGCTCTATGAAAAAGCAGAAGGTGTTGTGAAGATCTATTATGTGTGTTGTGAATCTCAGTGCTTGTTTCAAACAACAGTTCAGGAAATAGCTGAACAAACTTGCTTAAAGGTTAAAAAGGCAAATGCTCAGATTATAGCAAGAAACCTGCTTCAGCTGAAACAAGAAATGGGTCTTGATGTAAGTGTGAATTTGTCAAGAGTAATGAAATTGATATATAAGAGAAACAAGAATATATTGGTGCACTTTGTGTTTGATGAATACGATGCTGAAAATTTGGACCACAATGAAGCTAGCGAAATCAAAAATGTAATAACAGATCAATCATATCCAAGAATTGAAGAGTCAGTTGTCATTTTGATCACACAAAGTATGGAAAAGCACCGAGAGTACATAAAGGTTAACCAGAATGGCAAAGAGAGGAGGCAAGCCCATGTTAAATATCAGTTTGAGAAAACtggtatgaaaacattttatttaccaACGACAATGAGGACCACAACGCGAATTAATGATCTCATAAAAGTGTGTGTTAAGCACTTTGAAGGGAACCCAAGCGTTTTTAACCACCCAGAGTTCTTAGGCAAGAGAGATCCTGGACGTAGAAGTACCCCAAAGCTTGTTTTCAGCAATAATCCAATCAATGATAATACAGCCAATAAAGTTTCGGCCGCTAGATATTATGAAAATAATCCTGCCACATCTATACCCAAAATTTCGATAAGTTCAAAAGCGGGAAGAGAAACGCCTGCTTCTTTGGACGTTAATAGTGCGACAAGAAATCCTGTAATAAATGCACCATCTGCATACTCCTTACCACAAGTAAAAGACAGAGGGGATGATTTCGATGCACAATTAGAAACAACAGGGAAACAAACACCACATTTAATGGATACAAGGCTTGATAATAGTAGTAGTGTGCCTAAAGAAGCAACAGAAGTACCACCCcccaaaaaattaattcaagGGTCAGTGAATCTAGATGTTGCCTTTAAATTATCTAATGCGAATCAGGTTAAGTCAGGAGAAAAGACAAAGacagaatttaaatttaatggGACACACCAAGTTGGTCATAATATAGTTGGGGAATGGCCTATCTTAGTTAGTATTCATAATAGTTTTAATGATTTCTACTCTCATGGTGACATCGCTAGCCATTACAgcctttgcctgtcacagattGCAGAGGAAGTTATTGATGATACTGAGGAACTGGTGGTATTGTCTTGTGATCGTGAATCTGCAATAATGGTAAAAAATGCATTTGGTCTTATAAAGAAGGAAAGCATTTGTTACACACCTGCTTTCCATTCAAAAGATCAAGCTCAATCTAAAAAAGATATTCTAAAACGTTACAGATCAAGAAACTGTATCCTTATAACTGACTTTGTTGGGTTTATGGGGATGGAGGCTGAAAGATTATGGGTTTTTGTGGATAAATATGATCACTTTTTAAAGCAACATCTTGTGGAATCACTAGGAAGGTGTACAAGTGAATTGGTTGTTTTTGAATATGACAAtccgaaaaaagaaaaacctaatgACGATATTGAGAAGATACTACAGGACTGGGATCagcttgtgaaaaaaattacagtAGAAGTAATAAAAGGACAAGTCACCCAGCAACTATTTGTGGAATTTTCACATGATAAAAGTTATGGTCTTAATGTGATGTCACCTGTGTACAAGATGGAgattgataaattaaaaaaaatgaaagatgaAAGTAACCACAGTACTGATCATAAAGCTGTAATGGACACAATTAAAAG caATGCCCACGATCCATATTTCACAA CGGGGATCAAAGATATGTTTAATCAAAGTGTCAAAGCTAGTAACGAAAAAGTATCAGATTATTCTCTGGAAGGATTTGCATTTGAAGATAGTGGTATCATGTTGCCTTTCGAATCACGCAACGAAATAAATGGGTCATTAAATTATCGCAGGATGATATTACAAGATCGATTTCATGTTAAAATTGAGGTAGGAAATTTCAGAGTGTTGTTAAAGGGAAGCGTTGAAAACACGGAAAGGATGAAGGAGTGGTTTAGGTTGTACTTCGAGCTTAAAAAAAGTGGAGAGTTAAACAATCCAGAAActtttgaaagtttgttttttggTGATTACTTTGAAAATGTTACGGAGGATGACGAAATAGCCTGGAGTTGCATCTCATTTGTTCCTACTTACCTCTTTGGCAAAATTATTGGAAAGCGAGGAGagaatatcagaagaatatctcGACAGTTTCAAGCAGAGATTGTGGCCGATAAAGAAGttggaaaaatttttgtttcaggTAGTTCAACAGCAAAGAGAAATATCAATTTTTACTTCCAATTcctaatgtttaaaaaaaattatgttaattcgTTATTTTGGTCTGATCAAAAAATCGTGGTTGTAGGGTTACCTTCCCATGACTCTGTTAAATTAATTCGAAGAAGGTCTTGCAAAGATTGTGAACGCAATTGTGAAATTTTGGCACAAATTGAACTGACAGAATCGGATTTAAATATAGATAATATTCCCAGTCTCAAAGAGGTATTTTCTAAAGTTGTTAATGACATGCAAATTCAGCTACGTAAGAACGAAACAACTGCTTGTGAGCTAATGGTTCATCATGGGCATATCCATATTCGAAATTGTCAACCAGGATCTAAAAAGGTTATAGACATGATCTCcaatggaaaactacattttaaaaatttttcccaATCCTCTTACAATTTTAATGAACTACCATATGAAAATCCTTACAAGGATATTGTGAGATATGACATATCTGTGTTTACATCTAATCAATCATATGAAATGCGATACAAAGTGTTTTTGGCGCTAAAGGATGGTAATGTTTCGTTTATAACTTATGAGGAAGCAGGGATATTACCTGCTAAATTTTATCCATACAGAGTAGGGCCAGGCTATTTGTGTACTCCCCCTCAAAATGTCCGTAGAATAGATATTGTTGACCCTACCACAAACACATCAACTCGActgaattttcaaatatttcaacACAACATTGTTCCAGAAAATGAAATACAGGAAAATATTACAAAGTTGAAGAGTTTCTATGAAAGTCTGTCTATAAAGAGTAATACTCTATATCTTGACATTGGAACTCCTCCTGAGGGGTATTTGTTGACTTATGTTCGAAGATGTGAACGAAAGACATTCAAATTATCCAACATAACATTGCTGCGTACATCTAGAGAGGAGATTGAAGTACGAGATGGTTTGAATTATGAGGGAGAAATCGAGAATGACATTTTCCTAACATCGAAACTTATCCAGGGAAACGATATTGTGTTACAATCAGCAGAAATTGGATTGCAAGAAATTTTGACTCATAGTAAAAAACTTATGCATAATTTGGAATGA